The following are encoded together in the Echeneis naucrates chromosome 9, fEcheNa1.1, whole genome shotgun sequence genome:
- the LOC115048871 gene encoding cyclin-G2-like isoform X2, with protein sequence MRDFQAIDSLLLRELKTCCAEEYNFLPRETGLKLMESASDEIHGGVSAKCRDTRVEELWGLTSFFGYSTQTFVQAVNLLDRFLAIMKVQPKHLPCIGVSCLHIAAKMVEEESNVSSTHELIRISQSKFTVSDLSRMEKIISEKLGVEPVAVTALTFLHLYYSAFTSLSAGREEIPSIGRLEAQLKACLCRLVFSKAKPSVLALLLIAQEFEALQSTTLLKVVQQFQRYLKISDNEMLHWKELVAKCMSEYCSSQCNKPDNKKLVWIVSRRTAQNLQANHFSVPGLPTIPEGNWDESESEDSCEDISCGEDSLCGSPGSDGEGAFFPSAFLKCRK encoded by the exons ATGAGGGATTTTCAGGCGATTGACAGTTTGCTGCTGAGAGAGCTGAAGACGTGTTGTGCTGAAGAGTACAACTTTCTTCCCAGAGAGACTGGTCTGAAACTGATGGAGTCGGCTTCTGACGAG ATTCATGGTGGAGTTTCTGCAAAATGCAGGGATACCAGAGTGGAGGAACTGTGGGGCCTGACCAGTTTCTTTGGCTACAGCACCCAAACATTTGTGCAGGCTGTCAATTTGCTTGACCGATTCCTCGCCATTATGAAG GTGCAGCCCAAACACTTGCCCTGTATTGGAGTGAGTTGTCTTCACATTGCAGCCAAAATGGTTGAGGAAGAAAGCAATGTCTCATCCACCCATGAACTCATTCGTATTAGCCAAAGCAAGTTCACTGTGTCAGACCTCAGTCGTATGGAGAAGATCATCTCAGAGAAGCTTGGTGTGGAGCCTGTAGCAGTAACAGCCTTAACCTTTCTACATCTCTACTACTCGGCCTTCACATCCCTGTCTGCTGGAAG GGAGGAGATCCCAAGCATTGGGAGACTGGAAGCCCAGCTAAAAGCCTGCTTATGCCGGCTTGTTTTCTCTAAAGCAAAA CCATCAGTGCTGGCGCTGTTGCTCATTGCTCAAGAGTTTGAAGCTCTCCAGTCCACCACCTTGTTGAAAGTTGTCCAGCAGTTCCAAAGATATCTAAAG ATCAGTGACAATGAAATGCTCCATTGGAAGGAACTTGTGGCTAAGTGCATGTCGGAGTACTGCTCAAGCCAGTGTAACAAACCAGACAACAAAAAGCTGGTTTGGATTGTTTCTAGGAGAACAGCACAGAATCTCCAAGCAAATCACTTCAGTGTTCCTGGTCTGCCAACCATCCCTGAGGGGAACTGGGATGAGAGTGAAAG TGAGGACTCATGTGAGGACATAAGCTGCGGAGAAGACAGTCTATGTGGCTCACCAGGAAGTGACGGTGAAGGAgcctttttcccctctgcttTCCTCAAGTGCAGGAAGTGA
- the LOC115049203 gene encoding sia-alpha-2,3-Gal-beta-1,4-GlcNAc-R:alpha 2,8-sialyltransferase-like produces the protein MVRIAKALGLVILCVAVLILSLISYVSLRKDSLFASSKYYMGGPRIMFHAGFRSQFAMNFLDPSFIPLTNALNEELQGKPSKWKFNKTAFYQQRKDIFSYIDIPNNFSLTKNSVRVGQLMHFDYSSHKYVFSISNNFKSLLPDTSPILNKHYSMCAVVGNSGILTGSHCGPEIDQADFVFRCNFAPTEVYSKDVGRKTNLTTFNPSILERYYNNLLTIQDRNNFFLNLKKLEGAILWIPAFFLHTSATVTRTLVDFFVEHKGQLKVELAWPGNIMHDVNKYWKTKNLSPKRLSTGILMYTLAYAMCDEIHLYGFWPFGWDPNTGKDLPYHYYDKKGTKFTTKWQETHQLPSEFKLLYKLHREGVTKLSLTHCTA, from the exons ATGGTCCGCATCGCCAAGGCCCTTGGTTTGGTTATCCTGTGCGTCGCCGTGCTCATACTGTCGCTCATCAGCTATGTCTCTCTGAGGAAAGACAGCCTCTTCGCCTCCTCTAAATATTACATGGGGGGCCCGAGGATTATGTTTCATGCAGGATTTCG GTCTCAGTTTGCTATGAATTTTCTTGATCCATCCTTCATCCCATTAACTAACGCCCTGAATGAAGAGCTTCAAGGAAAACCATCCAAATGGAAATTCAACAAGACAGCCTTTTATCAGCAGAG gAAAGACATTTTCAGCTACATCGACATTCCCAACAATTTCTCCCTCACAAAGAATAGTGTGCGCGTTGGCCAGCTGATGCACTTTGACTATTCCAGCCACAAGTACGTCTTCTCCATCAGCAACAACTTCAAATCCTTGCTTCCAGATACCTCTCCGATCCTTAACAAGCACTACAGTATGTGTGCTGTGGTGGGAAACAGCGGCATCCTGACAGGCAGCCACTGCGGCCCAGAAATCGACCAGGCTGACTTTGTCTTCAGGTGCAACTTTGCGCCCACAGAGGTCTACTCCAAGGATGTCGGCAGGAAGACCAACCTGACCACTTTCAACCCCAGTATCCTGGAGAGGTACTACAATAACCTGCTGACCATTCAGGACAGGAATAATTTTTTCCTCAACTTGAAGAAGCTGGAGGGCGCCATCCTGTGGATCCCTGCCTTCTTCCTTCATACCTCAGCCACGGTGACCAGGACCCTGGTGGACTTCTTTGTGGAACACAAAGGTCAACTGAAGGTCGAACTGGCCTGGCCAGGGAACATCATGCATGATGTCAACAA GTATTGGAAGACTAAAAACCTTTCTCCCAAACGTCTCAGCACGGGAATCCTCATGTACACATTGGCCTACGCCATGTGTGACGAGATTCATCTGTACGGCTTCTGGCCCTTTGGCTGGGACCCCAACACGGGCAAAGACCTGCCTTACCACTACTATGACAAGAAAGGGACCAAATTCACCACCAAGTGGCAGGAGACTCACCAGCTGCCCAGCGAGTTTAAGCTGCTCTACAAGCTGCACAGAGAAGGTGTGACCAAACTCAGTCTGACGCACTGCACTGCTTAG
- the LOC115049299 gene encoding ras-related protein Rab-27B-like: protein MADWDYDYLIKLLALGDSGVGKTTFLYRYTDNKFNRKFTTTVGIDFREKRVMYTGTGTDGMTERNYKVHLQLWDTAGQERFRSLTTAFFRDAMGFLLMFDLTNQQSFLNVRNWMSQLQANAYCDSPDIVLVGTKADLGDVRDVHARQARDLADRYGIPYFETSAVTGVDVDLAVSTLLDLVMKRMEHSAYGGPSSEPNGSPMASHEVVVAPVKRRCAC from the exons ATGGCTGACTGGGACTATGACTATCTGATCAAGCTGCTGGCGCTCGGGGACTCGGGCGTGGGAAAGACCACCTTCCTCTACAGGTACACCGACAACAAGTTCAACCGCAAGTTCACGACCACGGTGGGAATCGACTTCCGGGAAAAGAGAGTG ATGTACACGGGGACAGGAACTGATGGGATGACTGAGAGGAACTACAAAGTTCATCTTCAGCTCTGGGACACAGCAGGACAAGAGAG GTTTCGCAGTCTCACCACAGCTTTCTTCAGAGATGCCATGGGCTTCCTGCTGATGTTCGACTTGACCAACCAGCAAAGTTTCCTTAACGTCAGGAATTGGATGA GTCAGCTACAGGCCAACGCATACTGTGACAGCCCAGATATCGTCTTGGTGGGCACCAAGGCAGACCTCGGAGATGTAAGGGATGTTCATGCAAGACAGGCCCGAGATCTGGCGGACCGATATGG CATCCCATACTTTGAGACAAGTGCAGTGACGGGTGTGGACGTGGACCTGGCAGTGTCGACCCTGTTGGACTTggtgatgaagaggatggaGCACAGCGCATACGGAGGACCGAGCTCTGAACCAAACGGCAGCCCCATGGCCAGCCATGAAGTTGTGGTGGCTCCTGTCAAGAGAAGGTGTGCCTGCTGA
- the LOC115048871 gene encoding cyclin-G2-like isoform X1, producing MLFCRMRDFQAIDSLLLRELKTCCAEEYNFLPRETGLKLMESASDEIHGGVSAKCRDTRVEELWGLTSFFGYSTQTFVQAVNLLDRFLAIMKVQPKHLPCIGVSCLHIAAKMVEEESNVSSTHELIRISQSKFTVSDLSRMEKIISEKLGVEPVAVTALTFLHLYYSAFTSLSAGREEIPSIGRLEAQLKACLCRLVFSKAKPSVLALLLIAQEFEALQSTTLLKVVQQFQRYLKISDNEMLHWKELVAKCMSEYCSSQCNKPDNKKLVWIVSRRTAQNLQANHFSVPGLPTIPEGNWDESESEDSCEDISCGEDSLCGSPGSDGEGAFFPSAFLKCRK from the exons ATGTTGTTTTGCAGGATGAGGGATTTTCAGGCGATTGACAGTTTGCTGCTGAGAGAGCTGAAGACGTGTTGTGCTGAAGAGTACAACTTTCTTCCCAGAGAGACTGGTCTGAAACTGATGGAGTCGGCTTCTGACGAG ATTCATGGTGGAGTTTCTGCAAAATGCAGGGATACCAGAGTGGAGGAACTGTGGGGCCTGACCAGTTTCTTTGGCTACAGCACCCAAACATTTGTGCAGGCTGTCAATTTGCTTGACCGATTCCTCGCCATTATGAAG GTGCAGCCCAAACACTTGCCCTGTATTGGAGTGAGTTGTCTTCACATTGCAGCCAAAATGGTTGAGGAAGAAAGCAATGTCTCATCCACCCATGAACTCATTCGTATTAGCCAAAGCAAGTTCACTGTGTCAGACCTCAGTCGTATGGAGAAGATCATCTCAGAGAAGCTTGGTGTGGAGCCTGTAGCAGTAACAGCCTTAACCTTTCTACATCTCTACTACTCGGCCTTCACATCCCTGTCTGCTGGAAG GGAGGAGATCCCAAGCATTGGGAGACTGGAAGCCCAGCTAAAAGCCTGCTTATGCCGGCTTGTTTTCTCTAAAGCAAAA CCATCAGTGCTGGCGCTGTTGCTCATTGCTCAAGAGTTTGAAGCTCTCCAGTCCACCACCTTGTTGAAAGTTGTCCAGCAGTTCCAAAGATATCTAAAG ATCAGTGACAATGAAATGCTCCATTGGAAGGAACTTGTGGCTAAGTGCATGTCGGAGTACTGCTCAAGCCAGTGTAACAAACCAGACAACAAAAAGCTGGTTTGGATTGTTTCTAGGAGAACAGCACAGAATCTCCAAGCAAATCACTTCAGTGTTCCTGGTCTGCCAACCATCCCTGAGGGGAACTGGGATGAGAGTGAAAG TGAGGACTCATGTGAGGACATAAGCTGCGGAGAAGACAGTCTATGTGGCTCACCAGGAAGTGACGGTGAAGGAgcctttttcccctctgcttTCCTCAAGTGCAGGAAGTGA